Within the Aeromicrobium sp. Root236 genome, the region CATGACGAACACGGTCACCGCGCTGCCGATCCACGGCAGTCCCCGCCGGCAGGCCCAGTCGATCCTCAGGCAGAACGTCGCCGTGGTCGACATGGTGCACGACATTCGCGACCAGGCACGGGACCTGCTGACGAGCGACCCTCCGAGCGAGGACTGGCTGAGGGACTGGGACCGGCTCGTCGAAGCGCGCAGGACGTACGCCGACGCACTCGTCGACGGGGAGGCCGGGACGTTCGACGTGCCGACCGACAGCCGCGGCAAGGAGATCACCGAACGCATGAACGACGCCTTCATCGACGACTCGACCTGCCACGTGCCCGACGTGCTGGTCGACCTCGACCCTGGTGACGGATCGGACGCCTGAACGGGCTCAGGCCTTGGCGGCAGCCTTCTTGGCCTGCTTGAACGCACGCACCTTGGCCAGCGAGTCAGGGTCGACGACGTCGGCGACCGAGCGATAGCCCTTCTTGCCGTAGTCGCCCACGACCGTGGTCCAGCCGGCAGGCTTGACGCCGAGCTGCTTGGCGACGAGAGCCGTGAAGATCTTGGCCTTCTGCTCGCCGAACCCGGGCAGGGCGAGGAGCCGCTTCATGAGCGCCTCACCCGTGCGCGCCTCGGTCCAGATGCGTGACGCGTCGCCGTCGTACTCATCCGCAACGACCCTGGCCAGCGCCTGCAGCCGTCCGGCCATCGACCGGCCGTAGCGGTGGATCGCCGGCGGCGTCGCGCAGAGGTCGGCGAACGCCTCAGGGTCGGCGATCGCCGACGGGTCGAGCGTGCCGAACCGGTCCAGGACCTTCGCCGGGCCGGCGAAAGCGCGCTCCATCGGGAACTGCTGGTCGAGCAGCATGCCGGCGAGCAGGGCGAACGAGTCGTTGGTCAGGACCTCGTCGGCGTGCTGGTCCTGGGCGATGCGGATGGCCATGACGCCATCCTCGCACCTGCGGCTCGAGGCGTCACCGTCACTCGAGGGGCTGGGTGACCGAGAGCATCACGAGCGGGATCGTCACGCGCAGCAGGTCGAGGTCGAGCGGGCGGCGCTCGATCAGCGCCTCGCGGAGCGCCGTGTCGTACGTGCCCATGATGATCGCCGACGCATGGCTCGCATGGACCGTCAGCTGCAGTCCGAGGTCGCGCAGCACCGCGACCATGATCGCCTCGAACTGGGCCCTGACCTCGCGCCACGCATCGTTGAACTCACGGCCTACGGCGTCGTCGCGTACGCCACGCAGCTCGAACTCCGCGTGCACCAGGTACCACTCGCGGTCCGGCGGCTGCAGCTTGAAGAACCGGTCCATGATCACGCCGACCGCCTCGACTGGGTCCATGCCCGCGTACGACTGGGGGTCGGCCGCCTCACGCAGGATCGCCATCATCAGCTCGCGCTCGCGGCGAAACAGCGCCAGCACGAGGTCGTCCTTGCTGGTGAAGTTGGAGTAGAAGGCGCCGCGGGTGAAACCGGCCTCGTCGCAGATGCGCTCGACCGACGCGCCCTGGATGCCCTCGGCCGCGAGGACCGCCCGCGCAGCGTCGAGCAGGCGCTCGCGGGTGGCAGCGCGGGAACGGGGTGTGGCGGGTGCCATGTCACGTGTCACGCAACACACCCTACTCGATACATTGCTGTATTGAATACAGAAGTGTATCGTCAATTTCGTGTCGACCTCCCTGTACGCCCTGGGCCGCTGGGCCTTCCGCCACCACCGTCGCGTGCTCGCCGGCTGGGTCGCGATCCTCGTGGTCGCGGGTGCGGCCGCTCTCGGTCTCGGATCTGGCACACAGAACTCGTTCGACATCCCCGGCACCGAGTCGCAGGACGCGATCGACTCCCTCGGGCGTACGTTCCCCGAGCTCAGCGGGGCGGCCGCCTACGTCGTCGTGGTGGCGCCGAAGGGGCACACGGTCGACGACGACAGGACCAAGAAGCTCGTCGGCGACGCCATCACGGGGATGAAGAAGGTCGACGGGGTGAGCGAGGTCGTCTCGCCCTACTCCGAGCAGACCGCCATCGGCATCTCCAAGGACCGCACCGCAGCCCA harbors:
- a CDS encoding HhH-GPD-type base excision DNA repair protein, producing MAIRIAQDQHADEVLTNDSFALLAGMLLDQQFPMERAFAGPAKVLDRFGTLDPSAIADPEAFADLCATPPAIHRYGRSMAGRLQALARVVADEYDGDASRIWTEARTGEALMKRLLALPGFGEQKAKIFTALVAKQLGVKPAGWTTVVGDYGKKGYRSVADVVDPDSLAKVRAFKQAKKAAAKA
- a CDS encoding TetR/AcrR family transcriptional regulator; its protein translation is MTRDMAPATPRSRAATRERLLDAARAVLAAEGIQGASVERICDEAGFTRGAFYSNFTSKDDLVLALFRRERELMMAILREAADPQSYAGMDPVEAVGVIMDRFFKLQPPDREWYLVHAEFELRGVRDDAVGREFNDAWREVRAQFEAIMVAVLRDLGLQLTVHASHASAIIMGTYDTALREALIERRPLDLDLLRVTIPLVMLSVTQPLE